The following coding sequences lie in one Capnocytophaga stomatis genomic window:
- a CDS encoding M23 family metallopeptidase translates to MRTLIFICLLLSGFQLVAQQEVTIETKRNQDNSVDFLYTKRNATSYTLTLKLSDVSNSYDTPAPHYILKNNSGKLFTMRPTNKEQGINFSYSYRYTQGAFQPQKIDKSFPYLLPFAKGKEVYVSESTYVLERYMNRPAPKGWKAYAFEGQALDSVFAIRKGVVIFVEQGKDINHNASYTSEKNMIVVEHQDGSFAEYKGFRKNGINVKVGTTVLPNDYLGGLIQVEAPEKHLSLVIYYLSALSEGEKTAEYSYITPNFLTEDGIAPLVSRKTYKTVINTEVLTKEMTRKEKKKYK, encoded by the coding sequence ATGAGAACACTAATTTTTATTTGTTTGCTTCTTTCGGGCTTCCAGCTTGTTGCTCAACAGGAAGTAACTATCGAAACCAAAAGAAATCAGGATAATTCCGTAGATTTTTTATATACCAAAAGAAATGCTACCTCTTACACCTTAACTTTGAAACTCTCAGATGTGAGTAACTCGTACGATACTCCAGCTCCTCATTACATATTAAAAAACAATTCAGGTAAGTTATTCACTATGAGACCTACTAATAAAGAGCAAGGCATCAATTTTTCATATTCTTACAGATACACACAAGGTGCTTTTCAACCTCAAAAGATTGATAAATCTTTTCCTTATCTATTGCCTTTTGCTAAAGGAAAAGAAGTTTATGTTAGCGAATCAACATATGTGCTTGAAAGATATATGAATCGCCCTGCCCCAAAAGGGTGGAAAGCCTATGCCTTTGAAGGACAAGCTTTGGATAGTGTTTTTGCCATTCGCAAGGGAGTTGTAATCTTTGTTGAACAAGGTAAAGACATCAATCACAATGCTTCTTATACTTCCGAGAAAAATATGATAGTTGTAGAGCATCAAGATGGTTCTTTTGCTGAATACAAAGGCTTTAGAAAGAATGGAATTAATGTAAAAGTAGGTACCACTGTTCTTCCGAATGATTATTTAGGTGGTTTAATACAAGTAGAAGCTCCTGAAAAGCATCTTAGTTTGGTAATTTACTATCTTTCGGCACTTTCAGAGGGTGAAAAAACCGCAGAATACAGTTATATTACGCCTAATTTCCTTACCGAAGACGGAATAGCTCCTTTAGTAAGCAGAAAAACCTACAAAACAGTCATCAACACTGAAGTTTTGACCAAAGAAATGACCAGAAAAGAAAAGAAAAAATACAAATAA